In the genome of Neofelis nebulosa isolate mNeoNeb1 chromosome 8, mNeoNeb1.pri, whole genome shotgun sequence, one region contains:
- the ZNF740 gene encoding zinc finger protein 740 isoform X1, which translates to MAQASLLACEGLAGVSLVPTAASKKMMLSQIASKQAENGERAGSPDVLRCSSQGHRKDSDKSRSRKDDDSLAEASHSKKTVKKVVVVEQNGSFQVKIPKNFICEHCFGAFRSSYHLKRHILIHTGEKPFECDICDMRFIQKYHLERHKRVHSGEKPYQCERCHQCFSRTDRLLRHKRMCQGCQSKTSDGQFSL; encoded by the exons ATGGCTCAG GCAAGTCTCCTGGCTTGTGAAGGCCTAGCAGGTGTGAGTTTGGTTCCCACTGCAGCCAGCAAGAAGATGATGCTGAGCCAGATTGCCAGCAAGCAGGCCGAGAATGGAGAGCGGGCAGGTAGCCCTGATGTGCTGAGGTGCTCGAGTCAG GGCCACCGAAAAGACAGCGATAAGTCCCGTAGTCGCAAAGATGATGACAGCTTGGCTGAGGCCTCTCATTCAAAGAAGACTGTTAAAAAG GTGGTGGTAGTGGAACAAAATGGTTCTTTTCAAGTAAAGATTcccaaaaattttatttgtgaacACTGCTTTGGAGCCTTTAGGAGCAGTTACCACCTCAAGAGGCACATCCTAATTCATACTG GTGAGAAGCCATTTGAGTGTGATATATGTGATATGCGCTTCATCCAGAAATACCACCTGGAGCGTCACAAGCGTGTGCACAGTGGCGAAAAGCCCTACCAGTGTGAACGGTGTCATCAG tgTTTTTCTCGGACAGATCGATTACTCAGACACAAACGGATGTGCCAAGGGTGCCAGTCCAAGACTTCCGACGGGCAGTTTTCTCTATAG
- the ZNF740 gene encoding zinc finger protein 740 isoform X2 has protein sequence MKEASLLACEGLAGVSLVPTAASKKMMLSQIASKQAENGERAGSPDVLRCSSQGHRKDSDKSRSRKDDDSLAEASHSKKTVKKVVVVEQNGSFQVKIPKNFICEHCFGAFRSSYHLKRHILIHTGEKPFECDICDMRFIQKYHLERHKRVHSGEKPYQCERCHQCFSRTDRLLRHKRMCQGCQSKTSDGQFSL, from the exons ATGAAGGAG GCAAGTCTCCTGGCTTGTGAAGGCCTAGCAGGTGTGAGTTTGGTTCCCACTGCAGCCAGCAAGAAGATGATGCTGAGCCAGATTGCCAGCAAGCAGGCCGAGAATGGAGAGCGGGCAGGTAGCCCTGATGTGCTGAGGTGCTCGAGTCAG GGCCACCGAAAAGACAGCGATAAGTCCCGTAGTCGCAAAGATGATGACAGCTTGGCTGAGGCCTCTCATTCAAAGAAGACTGTTAAAAAG GTGGTGGTAGTGGAACAAAATGGTTCTTTTCAAGTAAAGATTcccaaaaattttatttgtgaacACTGCTTTGGAGCCTTTAGGAGCAGTTACCACCTCAAGAGGCACATCCTAATTCATACTG GTGAGAAGCCATTTGAGTGTGATATATGTGATATGCGCTTCATCCAGAAATACCACCTGGAGCGTCACAAGCGTGTGCACAGTGGCGAAAAGCCCTACCAGTGTGAACGGTGTCATCAG tgTTTTTCTCGGACAGATCGATTACTCAGACACAAACGGATGTGCCAAGGGTGCCAGTCCAAGACTTCCGACGGGCAGTTTTCTCTATAG